The genomic segment AGTAGGTTCGCCAGTTCGATCCGGTGCCCGGGCGGTCCAGGACCGCCCGGGCACCGGCGTCTTCCGCGGCTCCCGTGCCGCCGACGAGGGTGCGCCTCCCGGTGCACGCGCAGCCGCCCGCCGGCCGCCGCAGCCGCCCGCCGGCCGCCGCCCGGCGGGTGCGCCGCTGGTGGTGTCACCGAGTCGGCAGGTCGAGGCTGTCGGTACGACCCGGTCGAGACCTATGCTGGCTGGATGGCCAGTTGGTCCGGATATCAGACCGGACTCAGCACTCGGTCCGGAGGAGGAGACCCCCGATGCGCCGGATGATCGCGGCGATTGCCGTGTGCACCGCCGGCCTGCTGCTCGCCGGCTGCCGCGGCTCGGGGGCACCGTCGGCGCAGCCGTCCGGCTCCGTCGGCGCCACCTCCGCCACGCCGAGCGCCGGCCCGGCGCAGACCCGACGCGCCACCGCCGAGCTCACCCAGGCGGTGCGCAAGCTGGAGGCGACCAGCTTCGCCTTCGACGGCGGCTCCGGCATCGCCCGGGTGACCGGTTCGTACCAGCCGAAGCGGCACCTGGGCCGGCTGGACGGTTCGTTCGGGATCGGCGCGATGGACGCCGTGCTGGTCGGTACCGACCTGTACGTCAAGGGGGTCGACAAGGACCCGGCCGTGTGGCTGCGGATCCGCACCACCCGGCTCGCCCCCGGCAACGTGCTGGCGCAGGCGATCGACCCGACGTTGAGCACCGGATACCTGACGACGATCGAGTCCGCCGTGCGGACCTCCCCCGGCCGGTACCAGGGTCGGATCGACCTGGCCGAGCTGCGCGCCCGCGCGGCCGGCGACCGTACCGCGCAGCAGCTGGTGACGTTGCTCGGGCCGGCGCCGCGCCGGGTCACCTTCGAGGCGGCGGTGGACCGGTCCGGCCGGCTGACCGAGCTGGCGATCAGCGTGCTGCACTCGGCCAGCTCGGCGCAGACCACGGTGACCACCCACTACCGCGACTTCGGCACGCCGGTACGGGCGAGCGCGCCACCGGCCGCCCAGGTCCGGGACGCGCCGCAGCAGCTCTACACCGTGCTCGCGCCCAACCCGACCCCGCCGGCGAGTTCCGGTACCGCCAGCCCGACCGCGCCTTCGTCCGGCTGACCCACGCCACCCGATGTTGCATATGGGTGCGCAGAGCAAAGGGTGCCGACAAACCTCCCCGACCGTGCCGCCGATCGGCGTCAGCGCACCGCCAGAGCGTCCGGGTTGGCCAGCGCCGGCGGCGTCTCACCCCGCAGGTACGCGCCGACCGCGGTCGCCGCGAGCCGCGCGGCGCGCTGCGCCGTCTGTACGGTGGCGCCCGCCAGGTGCGGGGTGAGCGCCGTGTGCGGCGCGGTCAGCAGCGGCGCGGCCGGGTCGACCGGCTCGGTCTCGTACACGTCGAAGGCGGCGGCGCCGAGCTGCCCGGAGTTCAGCGCGTCGACCACGGCCGGGTAGTCGACGAGCCCACCGCGGGCGGTGTTGACCAGCGTCGCGCCGCGCGGCATCGCGGCGAGCTCGGCGGCACCGATCATGCCGCGGGTCTCGTCGCTGAGCCGGGCGTGCAGGCTGACCACGGTGGATCGGGCGAGCAGTTCGGGCAGCGGGGTGGAGGTCACCCCCGCGTCGGCCGGCAGGTACGGGTCGTGCACCAGGACCTCGGCGTCGAACGCGGCGAGGATGCGGGCGACCCGGCGACCGATCGCGCCGTACCCGACCAGGCCGACGGTGGCGCCGGCAAGCTCGCTGCCGCACTCGGTCAGCGCGTACAGGTCGCTGCGCCACTCCCCCGCCTGTACCGACCGGTGCCGCTGCGGGATGCCGCGCAGCGCGGCGAGCAGCAGCGCGACGGTGTGTTCGGCGGCGGCGACCGCGTTGCGGCCCGGGGTGGTGCACACCGCGACGCCGCGTGCGGTGGCCGCCGGCACGTTGATGTTCACCGGTCCGCCGCGGCAACACACGATGAGCTTCAGCGCGTCCGACGCGGCCAGTACCCGCTCGGTGAACGGCGCCATCTGGGTCACCGCGACCCGGGCGCCGGCGAGCGCGGCGATCAGCGCGTCCTCGTCCCCGGACGCCTCGTCGACCTCGGCGACCGGACCGTACGGGGTGTACGGCCAGGGCAGCGTCAGCGTCGTCGCCGACAGCGTGTCGGCGCCCAGTTCCGCGTCCAACGCCTCGCGGATCAGCGCGCCGGTGA from the Actinocatenispora thailandica genome contains:
- a CDS encoding 2-hydroxyacid dehydrogenase, whose product is MARTQVLVAGDHFVTGALIREALDAELGADTLSATTLTLPWPYTPYGPVAEVDEASGDEDALIAALAGARVAVTQMAPFTERVLAASDALKLIVCCRGGPVNINVPAATARGVAVCTTPGRNAVAAAEHTVALLLAALRGIPQRHRSVQAGEWRSDLYALTECGSELAGATVGLVGYGAIGRRVARILAAFDAEVLVHDPYLPADAGVTSTPLPELLARSTVVSLHARLSDETRGMIGAAELAAMPRGATLVNTARGGLVDYPAVVDALNSGQLGAAAFDVYETEPVDPAAPLLTAPHTALTPHLAGATVQTAQRAARLAATAVGAYLRGETPPALANPDALAVR